The following proteins come from a genomic window of Coffea arabica cultivar ET-39 chromosome 11c, Coffea Arabica ET-39 HiFi, whole genome shotgun sequence:
- the LOC113715965 gene encoding uncharacterized protein, with protein sequence MSKVPYYTKVRMLSQGEEIQDGISDLSQQRTNAGSSQQQKPTLAKVGDSPFLSSLQPRGETKHTSPSQHQTALTLDNNFVQVDVGIVELEEALSDSREEISDAELQLAEAEVSNAEHRPGRLSPRGMLSGQHGESESLVIDIFNLDPIIQQAQHKVTGGKGINLVNKAKPKSSRILPTSNRSLRSKSKYLQTLSLLCLMINFLFWNIRGISRTPNFQRLKRLIDELSIPLLAICEPKTSPCDIHLIGARLKMECWLVNSHGSIWVFFQKSFTCDRVGESAQHLSLKVTSQLLPSPVYVSFVHAKSTEQERTLLWTNLLAENPSDCPWMVMGDFNAIVSTDEKRGGLPFRVDEGMELRTFMSLAGVSDAGFSGSPFTWCNNRGGLARIWKRLDRVLVNQSISSLGVSFMVQHLQAEEVVEVAENAFINEPSQPHWLSLQEARANLKNSLVREEAFWKQKSRVKWLKDGDTNSKYFHSVVAERRAKSIIHRIKNDQGEWISDEDHISAEAEKFFKSLLSAEPTMGSLNVLEMVPKLISAEQNAELERFPSNDEIRFVVFSMDGESAAGPDGFTGGFFTFAWEVVGTDICEAVTSFFCGHELPKSISSTLLVLLPKINAPQNFNQFRPISLCTFVNKIISKILAARLAKELISDIRRPNRGGNIVLKLDMTKAYDRVSWPFLLQVLRRFGFGVRWIDMIWRLISNVWFSVLINGATQGFFKSSRGLRQGDPISPGLFVISAEVLSRLLNSLLLSKGFKPFKVPPGCPSITHLAYADDVIIFSSGLKRSIQLVMNVLHSYVSVSGQKVNHQKSCFLLHSTIPRVRKSMVAEITGFQPREFPVKYLGCPLYVGRRKKCYFSEICDSIVGRVLSWKGKLLSYGGKLVLLKSVLSSMPIHLFAASTPPKSLFGFLEKIFASFLWGSSDNGPQFHWIKWDQLCKSQERGGVGLRSLRHVFEAFSMKLWWQFRSRQSLWAEFMHCKICPKTHPCFAEVKLGSSWTWKRMMAIQGKAEQHILWQLSDGSANFWRDNWLGQGPLCHQVETFQECAVYDYVEQGRWNVHKLNDELPSWLVGRILKVDPPCHTFPDSMVWAPSTSGDFSISTAYKYAQGGGNISWLYSSVWIQGLPVNISFFMTRLLRARLPVMDRLHHLGILGPSHCFCCSSPCSESIDHIFCNGEVASKI encoded by the exons ATGTCGAAGGTTCCATATTATACAAAAGTTAGGATG CTTTCTCAAGGGGAAGAAATTCAAGATGGGATTTCTGATTTATCGCAGCAACGGACTAATGCTGGGTCATCGCAACAACAAAAACCAACTCTTGCTAAAGTTGGTGACAGCCCATTTCTGTCTTCACTGCAGCCAAGGGGTGAAACAAAGCACACATCTCCTTCACAGCATCAAACCGCTCTCACTCTTGACAATAATTTTGTCCAGGTTGATGTGGGCATTGTAGAACTAGAAGAGGCTTTGTCTGACTCGAGAGAGGAAATATCAGATGCCGAGCTCCAACTTGCAGAGGCGGAGGTCTCCAATGCAGAACATAGACCTGGGAGATTATCACCGAGAGGGATGTTATCTGGGCAACATGGTGAATCCGAATCCTTGGTTATTGATATTTTTAATCTTGATCCCATCATTCAACAAGCTCAACACAAGGTTACTGGCGGGAAGGGGATTAATTTGGTTAATAAGGCAAAACCGAAGAGTTCTCGAATCCTTCCCACCAGTAATCGGTCTTTACGCTCTAAGTCAAAGTATCTTCAAACTCTTTCTCTGCTTTGTCTcatgattaattttttattttggaataTTCGGGGTATCTCGCGTACTCCAAATTTTCAAAGGTTGAAACGGTTGATTGATGAGCTTTCTATTCCTTTACTGGCTATTTGTGAGCCTAAAACTTCACCGTGTGACATACATTTGATTGGAGCTCGTCTCAAAATGGAATGTTGGCTTGTCAATAGCCACGGTTCTATTTGGGTTTTCTTCCAGAAATCGTTTACTTGTGATCGTGTTGGAGAATCGGCTCAACATTTATCTCTTAAAGTTACATCTCAACTTTTACCAAGTCCAGTTTATGTCTCTTTTGTTCATGCAAAGTCCACCGAGCAAGAGCGTACATTGCTTTGGACCAATTTGTTAGCTGAAAATCCTTCAGATTGCCCGTGGATGGTGATGGGGGACTTCAATGCTATTGTTAGTACAGATGAGAAGAGGGGCGGATTGCCTTTTCGAGTGGATGAAGGGATGGAGTTGAGAACATTTATGTCTCTAGCGGGTGTTTCTGATGCTGGCTTTTCGGGGTCGCCCTTTACATGGTGTAACAATAGGGGTGGTTTGGCTCGTATTTGGAAGCGTCTGGACAGAGTGCTTGTGAATCAGTCGATTTCTTCGTTGGGAGTTTCTTTTATGGTGCAACATCTG CAAGCTGAAGAAGTAGTAGAGGTAGCAGAGAATGCATTTATCAATGAGCCATCTCAACCACACTGGCTTTCTCTGCAAGAAGCAAGGGCGAACCTGAAAAATTCTCTTGTTAGGGAGGAAGcgttttggaaacaaaaatcaAGAGTTAAATGGTTGAAGGACGGAGACACAAATTCGAAGTATTTCCATTCGGTGGTGGCGGAGAGGAGAGCTAAATCAATCATACATCGTATTAAGAACGACCAGGGGGAGTGGATATCAGACGAAGACCACATTTCGGCAGAAGCGGAGAAATTCTTCAAGTCATTACTATCAGCGGAGCCTACCATGGGATCATTGAATGTTTTGGAAATGGTTCCTAAGTTAATTTCTGCAGAACAAAATGCTGAATTGGAACGTTTTCCCTCGAATGATGAGATAAGATTTGTGGTATTTTCGATGGATGGGGAGAGTGCGGCTGGACCGGACGGTTTTACTGGTGGTTTCTTTACTTTTGCATGGGAGGTGGTTGGCACAGATATATGTGAAGCTGTGACGAGTTTCTTCTGTGGGCATGAACTGCCGAAGAGTATTTCCTCTACATTGCTCGTGTTGCTCCCCAAGATTAATGCCCCCCAAAATTTCAATCAATTTCGGCCTATCAGTCTTTGCACCTTTGTCAATAAAATAATTTCAAAGATCTTGGCTGCTCGCTTGGCAAAG GAGCTGATTTCTGATATTCGAAGACCAAATAGAGGGGGAAATATAGTTTTGAAGCTAGATATGACAAAGGCCTATGACAGGGTCTCTTGGCCTTTCTTGCTTCAGGTGTTGAGAAGGTTTGGGTTTGGAGTAAGGTGGATCGATATGATTTGGCGATTGATTTCTAATGTTTGGTTTTCGGTATTAATCAATGGTGCTACCCAAGGTTTTTTCAAATCCAGCAGGGGGTTGCGTCAAGGAGATCCTATTTCACCGGGCCTTTTTGTAATTAGTGCCGAGGTTCTTTCTCGCCTTCTTAATTCCTTGCTTCTTAGCAAGGGTTTTAAGCCGTTCAAAGTCCCTCCAGGTTGCCCGAGTATTACACACTTGGCCTATGCCGATGATGTGATTATCTTTTCTAGTGGACTGAAGCGATCAATTCAATTGGTCATGAACGTTCTACATTCTTATGTATCGGTATCAGGTCAGAAGGTTAATCACCAAAAGAGTTGTTTCTTGTTGCATTCTACTATCCCTAGGGTACGCAAAAGTATGGTTGCAGAGATCACTGGTTTTCAACCACGCGAGTTTCCTGTCAAGTACTTGGGTTGTCCATTATATGTTGGGCGGAGAAAGAAATGTTATTTCTCGGAAATTTGCGATTCGATTGTAGGCAGGGTGTTATCATGGAAAGGGAAGTTATTGTCGTATGGTGGTAAGTTGGTTTTGCTTAAGAGTGTGTTGTCTTCCATGCCTATTCATTTGTTTGCAGCTTCGACTCCCCCCAAGTCTCTGTTTggttttttggaaaagattttcgCTAGCTTTCTTTGGGGCTCCTCCGACAATGGGCCGCAATTCCACTGGATTAAATGGGATCAATTATGTAAATCTCAGGAAAGGGGGGGTGTAGGTTTGCGTTCATTAAGGCATGTATTCGAGgctttttctatgaaattatggTGGCAGTTTAGGTCGCGACAGTCGTTATGGGCTGAGTTCATGCACTGCAAAATTTGTCCTAAAACTCACCCTTGCTTTGCTGAAGTTAAGTTGGGAAGCTCATGGACCTGGAAGAGGATGATGGCTATTCAAGGGAAGGCGGAGCAACACATTCTTTGGCAGTTATCCGATGGCTCGGCCAATTTTTGGCGTGATAATTGGTTGGGGCAAGGTCCGTTATGTCACCAGGTGGAAACCTTCCAGGAGTGTGCAGTCTATGACTACGTTGAGCAAGGTCGGTGGAATGTGCACAAGTTAAACGACGAGTTACCCTCATGGTTGGTGGGACGTATATTGAAGGTTGATCCCCCATGTCACACATTCCCGGATAGCATGGTTTGGGCCCCTAGCACCTCTGGCGATTTTTCAATATCAACAGCTTATAAATATGCACAGGGCGGTGGTAACATTTCTTGGCTGTACTCATCGGTCTGGATTCAGGGTTTGCCGGTTAACATTTCTTTCTTCATGACGAGATTGCTGAGAGCCAGGTTGCCTGTCATGGATAGGCTACATCATCTTGGGATACTAGGTCCATCTCATTGTTTTTGTTGCTCATCTCCATGTTCCGAGTCTATTGACCATATCTTTTGTAATGGGGAGGTGGCGAGCAAAATCTAG